One genomic region from Ralstonia pickettii DTP0602 encodes:
- a CDS encoding glycosyl transferase family 2 (K00786: E2.4.-.- [EC:2.4.-.-]) gives MPQQATPRPALVAGGTPHPIGGSAPSATHFVLIPSYNPGQRLHDTLRAAREAWSPVWVVVDGSTDGSDRWLQAQAATDSGLRVLVLPSNQGKGAAVLQGIEAAAAEGFTHVLVMDSDGQHPAHLIPEFMALSQRQPGAMVLGRPVFDASAPRERVYWRRMSNFWSDLETLWAGIGDSLFGFRVYPIAPLRAVMKESRWMRRFDFDPEVAVRLCWRGVWPINLDAPVRYFARGEGGVSHFRYLRDNLLLTGMHLRLVAGFVLRLPVLVWRRLQRSAGNTSSDDVA, from the coding sequence ATGCCGCAGCAAGCCACGCCCCGCCCGGCGCTGGTGGCCGGCGGCACGCCCCATCCCATCGGCGGCTCCGCGCCGTCGGCCACGCACTTTGTCCTGATCCCCAGCTACAACCCGGGCCAGCGCCTGCACGACACGCTGCGCGCCGCGCGCGAGGCCTGGTCGCCGGTCTGGGTCGTGGTCGACGGCAGCACCGACGGCAGCGACCGCTGGCTGCAGGCGCAGGCCGCCACCGATTCAGGGCTGCGCGTGCTGGTGCTGCCCAGCAACCAGGGCAAGGGCGCCGCCGTGCTGCAGGGCATCGAGGCCGCCGCCGCCGAGGGCTTTACGCACGTGCTGGTGATGGATTCCGACGGCCAGCATCCCGCGCACCTGATCCCCGAGTTCATGGCGCTGTCGCAGCGCCAGCCCGGCGCGATGGTGCTGGGCCGGCCCGTCTTCGACGCCAGCGCGCCGCGCGAGCGGGTCTACTGGCGGCGCATGTCCAATTTCTGGTCCGACCTGGAAACGCTGTGGGCCGGCATCGGCGATTCGCTGTTCGGCTTTCGCGTCTACCCGATCGCGCCGCTGCGCGCGGTGATGAAGGAGAGCCGGTGGATGCGGCGTTTCGACTTCGATCCGGAGGTCGCGGTGCGGCTGTGCTGGCGCGGCGTTTGGCCGATCAACCTCGATGCCCCGGTGCGGTACTTCGCCCGGGGCGAGGGTGGGGTCTCGCACTTCCGCTACCTGCGCGACAACCTGTTGCTGACGGGGATGCATCTGCGGCTGGTGGCGGGCTTCGTGCTGCGGCTGCCGGTGCTGGTGTGGCGACGGTTGCAGCGTTCCGCGGGCAACACGTCGTCCGACGACGTGGCCTGA
- a CDS encoding acyl carrier protein (Involved in the biosynthetic pathways of fatty acids, phospholipids, lipopolysaccharides, and oligosaccharides~K02078: acpP; acyl carrier protein) → MTELETELARLIIDELDIAELRLEDVKADTPLYGEGFGLDSIDILEIALLVSRKYGVELRSDNPDNKTIFASLGSLAAYLAANRAR, encoded by the coding sequence ATGACCGAACTCGAAACCGAACTTGCCCGCCTGATCATCGACGAACTCGACATTGCCGAGCTGCGGCTGGAGGACGTCAAGGCCGACACGCCGCTCTATGGCGAGGGCTTCGGGCTGGATTCCATCGATATCCTCGAGATCGCGCTGCTGGTTTCGCGCAAGTACGGCGTCGAGTTGCGTTCGGACAATCCCGACAACAAGACCATCTTTGCCTCGCTGGGCAGCCTGGCCGCCTACCTGGCAGCCAACCGCGCGCGCTAG
- a CDS encoding membrane protein, protein MKRLTQHTITLQMPSSQPLDLPTPPAAPGFPARPDVLASPLQRHGWIAAVLGFVVYESALHRAAHQPGAEVAALFLGAAPFLAIGFVALRRAGWRAPAWLALLAACAALWIWRAPLAGHFGWTYFLQHAGVNAALGVMFGQSLRAGSTPLCMQIATALHGPLSPSHAQYTLRVTQAWTLFFAAMVGVSTLLFVLAPVATWSSFANLGTPLLIAAMFAGEAACRRIAFPGMRHTGLLDAVHGYRAVMAARAGRSGSSR, encoded by the coding sequence ATGAAGCGCCTTACGCAACACACGATAACCCTGCAGATGCCTTCGAGCCAGCCCTTAGACCTCCCCACCCCGCCCGCCGCGCCGGGCTTCCCAGCCCGTCCGGATGTCCTGGCTTCGCCATTGCAGCGCCACGGATGGATCGCCGCGGTGCTGGGTTTCGTCGTCTATGAATCGGCCCTGCATCGCGCCGCCCACCAGCCGGGTGCCGAGGTCGCCGCTCTGTTCCTCGGCGCGGCGCCGTTCCTGGCAATCGGCTTCGTCGCGCTGCGGCGCGCCGGATGGCGCGCGCCGGCATGGCTGGCCTTGCTGGCGGCATGCGCCGCTTTGTGGATCTGGCGCGCGCCGCTGGCCGGGCATTTCGGCTGGACCTATTTCCTGCAACATGCCGGCGTGAACGCGGCGCTGGGCGTGATGTTCGGGCAGAGCCTGCGCGCGGGCAGCACGCCGCTGTGCATGCAGATCGCCACGGCGCTGCACGGACCGCTGTCGCCCTCGCACGCGCAGTACACACTGCGCGTGACCCAGGCCTGGACGCTGTTCTTCGCGGCGATGGTGGGCGTGTCCACGCTGCTGTTCGTGCTGGCGCCGGTGGCGACCTGGTCCAGCTTCGCCAACCTGGGCACGCCGCTGCTGATTGCCGCGATGTTCGCGGGCGAAGCCGCGTGCCGCCGCATCGCCTTCCCCGGCATGCGCCATACCGGCCTGCTTGACGCCGTGCACGGCTACCGCGCGGTCATGGCTGCCCGGGCGGGCCGGTCCGGGTCGTCGCGCTGA
- a CDS encoding beta-hydroxyacyl-ACP dehydratase produces MTKFPIVAHASPEGVIAWAHGRPVTVRQFLADVNRVAAAMPVGGHVFNACTDRYRFTVGLCAALLARKATLLPPSQTTEMVRQLAAFAPDAFCLHDQPVADFAMPAVRYPEVSDAAAAGVVDIPEIPAAQVMAYVFTSGSTGTPVPHRKTWGAMARSARAAAQRLGLLDGRAWTLVGTVPPQHMFGLEATVMLALQGGAALAAATAFYPADVRDTLASVPGPRALVSSPVHLRTLVQAGMAMPPTDLVLCATAPLGRQLAAETETLFSAPLCEIYGSTETGQLATRRTAQTDTWTLVPGVSLHQRPSASGDDTETWAEGGHIEQPVPLGDAIAPLDASHFLLHGRKADVLNIAGKRTSLAYLNHQLNAIEGVQDGAFFMPDDAHEGDLRGHVVRLAAVVVAPGLTPAQVLRGLRMGIDPAFLPRPLLFAESLPRNDAGKLPRAALAALIAQLAAAHHGDTIEPPAFVIGADHPAIAGHFPGNPIVPGVVLLDHAVLGLGAALGRWLVPTQVGTVKFLSPVRPGERVEVLHQQGGDSLRFTLRSAGRDVASGTLQVRDATPPAEAAPC; encoded by the coding sequence ATGACCAAGTTCCCGATCGTCGCGCATGCCTCGCCCGAAGGCGTTATCGCCTGGGCGCACGGGCGGCCCGTTACCGTGCGGCAGTTCCTGGCCGACGTAAACCGCGTGGCCGCCGCGATGCCCGTGGGCGGCCATGTGTTCAACGCCTGCACGGACCGCTACCGTTTCACCGTCGGCTTGTGCGCCGCGCTGCTGGCCCGCAAGGCTACGCTGCTGCCGCCGTCGCAGACGACGGAGATGGTGCGCCAGCTGGCCGCCTTCGCGCCGGATGCGTTCTGCCTGCATGACCAGCCTGTCGCGGATTTCGCGATGCCGGCGGTCCGTTATCCGGAAGTTTCGGACGCGGCCGCAGCCGGGGTCGTGGACATCCCCGAGATTCCCGCGGCGCAGGTGATGGCCTACGTATTCACCTCCGGCTCGACCGGTACGCCGGTGCCGCACCGCAAGACCTGGGGCGCGATGGCCCGCAGCGCGCGCGCCGCGGCACAGCGGCTGGGGCTGCTGGACGGGCGCGCGTGGACGCTGGTTGGCACGGTGCCGCCGCAGCATATGTTCGGGCTGGAAGCCACCGTCATGCTGGCGCTGCAGGGCGGCGCCGCGCTGGCCGCAGCCACCGCGTTCTACCCGGCCGATGTGCGCGACACGCTGGCGTCGGTGCCGGGGCCGCGCGCGCTGGTCAGCTCGCCGGTGCACCTGCGCACGCTGGTGCAAGCCGGCATGGCCATGCCTCCCACCGACCTGGTGCTGTGCGCCACCGCCCCGCTCGGCCGCCAGCTCGCCGCCGAAACCGAAACGCTGTTCAGCGCGCCGCTGTGCGAAATCTACGGCAGCACCGAGACCGGCCAGCTCGCCACCCGGCGCACCGCGCAGACCGACACCTGGACGCTGGTCCCGGGCGTAAGCCTGCATCAGCGTCCCAGCGCCAGCGGCGACGACACCGAGACCTGGGCCGAAGGCGGCCATATCGAGCAGCCGGTGCCGCTGGGCGATGCCATCGCGCCGCTGGATGCAAGCCACTTCCTGCTGCACGGCCGCAAGGCCGACGTGCTCAACATCGCCGGCAAGCGCACCTCGCTGGCCTACCTGAACCACCAGCTCAATGCGATCGAAGGCGTGCAGGACGGCGCGTTCTTCATGCCCGACGACGCCCACGAGGGCGACCTCCGCGGCCACGTGGTGCGCCTGGCCGCGGTCGTAGTCGCGCCTGGCCTGACACCGGCGCAGGTGCTGCGGGGGCTGCGCATGGGCATCGACCCGGCCTTCCTGCCGCGGCCGCTGCTGTTCGCAGAGAGCCTGCCGCGCAACGACGCCGGCAAGCTGCCGCGCGCCGCGCTGGCGGCGCTGATCGCGCAACTGGCCGCGGCGCACCACGGCGATACCATCGAGCCGCCCGCCTTTGTCATCGGCGCAGACCATCCGGCCATTGCCGGCCACTTCCCCGGCAACCCGATCGTGCCCGGCGTGGTGCTGCTGGACCACGCTGTGCTCGGGCTCGGCGCGGCGCTGGGCCGGTGGCTTGTGCCCACGCAGGTCGGCACCGTCAAGTTCCTGAGTCCGGTGCGGCCCGGCGAGCGCGTTGAGGTCTTGCACCAGCAAGGCGGCGACAGCCTGCGTTTCACGCTGCGCAGCGCGGGACGCGATGTCGCCAGCGGCACGCTGCAGGTGCGCGACGCCACGCCGCCAGCGGAGGCCGCACCATGCTGA
- a CDS encoding acyl-CoA synthetase (K00680: E2.3.1.-; [EC:2.3.1.-]) — MLTWPWKRQQSLETDWSRQQERSNIPLLRIMTTISLALGRPVGRVLLRLIAAYFTLFSPAARHASRAYMDRALGREANWIDGYRHVFTFASTILDRIYLLNGRFDLFDIRLHGEAQLEAAMAQGRGAILLGAHLGSFEVVRALGRQHPDMEVAITMYEENAHKLNDVLQSINPAMRQDVIALGRFDTMLKVRDYLDRGYMIGMLADRTLSQRSTDPVQQCSFLGTPTGFPTGPLRMAAMLRRPVFFITGLYRGGNRYDVHFVPLADFTQTRRGQREAAVQSALDGYVRLLEQFCRSAPYNWFNFYDFWHAGPPLSEQPPRGNEP, encoded by the coding sequence ATGCTGACCTGGCCCTGGAAGCGGCAGCAGTCCCTGGAAACCGACTGGTCCCGCCAGCAGGAGCGCAGCAATATCCCGCTGCTGCGCATCATGACGACGATTTCGCTGGCACTGGGGCGCCCCGTCGGGCGCGTGCTGCTGCGGCTGATCGCGGCGTATTTCACGCTGTTTTCGCCGGCGGCGCGCCATGCCTCGCGCGCCTACATGGACCGCGCGCTCGGGCGCGAGGCGAACTGGATCGACGGCTACCGGCATGTGTTCACCTTCGCCTCGACCATCCTCGATCGCATCTACTTGCTTAACGGACGCTTCGACCTGTTCGATATCCGCCTGCATGGCGAGGCGCAGCTCGAAGCCGCCATGGCGCAAGGGCGCGGCGCGATCCTGCTGGGCGCGCACCTGGGCAGCTTCGAGGTGGTGCGCGCGCTCGGGCGGCAGCACCCGGACATGGAAGTGGCGATCACCATGTACGAGGAGAACGCGCACAAGCTCAACGACGTGCTGCAGTCGATCAATCCCGCGATGCGCCAGGACGTGATCGCGCTGGGCCGCTTCGACACCATGCTCAAGGTGCGCGACTACCTGGACCGCGGCTACATGATCGGCATGCTGGCCGACCGCACACTGTCGCAGCGCTCCACCGACCCGGTGCAGCAGTGCAGCTTCCTCGGCACGCCCACGGGCTTCCCGACCGGGCCGCTGCGCATGGCCGCCATGCTGCGCCGGCCGGTGTTCTTTATCACCGGCCTGTACCGCGGCGGCAACCGCTACGATGTCCATTTCGTACCGCTGGCGGACTTCACCCAGACCAGGCGCGGCCAGCGCGAGGCCGCGGTGCAATCGGCACTGGATGGCTACGTGCGCTTGCTGGAGCAGTTCTGCCGCAGCGCGCCATACAACTGGTTCAACTTCTACGACTTCTGGCACGCCGGGCCGCCGCTCTCCGAGCAGCCGCCGCGGGGCAACGAACCCTGA
- a CDS encoding acyltransferase: MFLSKRPLRSLLPMLLASAVLAFAIPCGAAAREGAAAFGVDQLMATLAQRKSGRVLFTETKYLAIVGKPVQSSGELLFTAPDHLEKRTLSPKQENLVLDGDMLTVERDGKRHTLPLQNYPEVAAFIESIRGTLAGNRDTLERYYKLGLEGRASRWTLTLTPADSRMAGVISQVRIEGSQDALNRVEIRQADGDRSVMQIRPAGKPAGRP, encoded by the coding sequence ATGTTCCTGTCCAAGCGCCCTCTCCGTTCCCTGCTGCCAATGCTGCTGGCAAGCGCCGTGCTGGCCTTTGCGATCCCTTGCGGCGCCGCCGCGCGTGAAGGCGCCGCGGCCTTCGGCGTCGACCAGCTGATGGCGACGCTGGCGCAGCGCAAGTCCGGCCGCGTGCTGTTCACAGAGACCAAGTACCTGGCGATTGTCGGCAAGCCGGTGCAGTCGTCGGGCGAGCTGCTGTTCACGGCGCCCGATCACCTGGAAAAGCGCACGCTGTCACCCAAGCAAGAGAACCTGGTGCTCGACGGCGACATGCTGACGGTCGAGCGCGACGGCAAGCGCCACACCCTGCCGCTGCAGAACTACCCCGAGGTGGCTGCCTTTATCGAAAGCATCCGCGGCACGCTGGCAGGCAACCGCGATACGCTGGAGCGCTACTACAAGCTCGGACTCGAAGGCCGCGCCAGCCGCTGGACGCTGACGCTGACGCCGGCGGACTCGCGCATGGCCGGGGTCATCAGCCAGGTGCGCATCGAGGGCAGCCAGGATGCGCTCAACCGCGTCGAGATCCGGCAGGCCGACGGCGACCGCTCCGTGATGCAGATCCGACCCGCCGGCAAGCCCGCGGGCCGTCCATGA
- a CDS encoding membrane protein: MPRRVTLPGARLALALWILALLACAAIISRTTFTADLSAFLPRLPSAEQQLLVNQLRDGLVSRLVLVGIEGGDADGRAAISRAMAAKLRGDPRFSSIQNGEPVNQAADRQYVYANRYLLSPAVTPERFSERGLTAALNESFELLASSAGLFTKSLLPRDPTGEVAAMMAQLDAGQRVPMHAGAWASRDGGRAVLLAQTAATGSDTDGQAQAIGAIRQTFEQTAAPGAYKLVMTGPGVFSVQARDTIRHDVERLSTIGLAIIVTLLLVVYRSVPLLVLGLVPVLSGALAGIAAVSLGFGGTVHGLTLGFGTTLIGEAVDYSIYLFVQSAQYVRGGQRDERAWLGGFWPTVRLGVLTSICGFASLLLSGFPGLAQLGLYSIAGLATAALVTRFVLPQLMPATLHLRDVTPLGRRLAWLATRAHRLRWLVIVLVLAACAVLVAHRGTLWGRELQALSPVSASDQALDASLRADLGAPDVRYLVVLSGPDQESVLQGAERVAHELDPLVAQNFIGGYENPARYLPSAATQRARQASLPQPEAMAQRLQAAIAAHPVRASLFAPFLEDVEKTRTAPLLRREDLRGTSMALAVDALLSQRDGRWSATLPLRAPTHAQGSAGDGVDSAAVRAAIARAGAPDTLFVDLKGESDRLYTGYMREALLLSLAGLLAIIALLVLALRSVRRVVATVLPLAAAALVVLGGLAALGQPLTLLHLVGLLLLVAVGSNYALFFNGPTAGSQVAATSPHTLVSLLLANLTTVAAFGLLALSSLPLLKAFGLTVGPGAVLALWFAAILARPAAPDAAGSSSK; encoded by the coding sequence ATGCCACGCCGCGTCACGCTGCCGGGCGCACGCCTGGCGCTGGCGCTGTGGATCCTCGCCCTGCTCGCCTGCGCGGCGATCATCAGCCGCACCACCTTCACCGCCGACCTGTCGGCCTTTCTGCCGCGGCTGCCCAGTGCCGAGCAGCAGTTGCTGGTGAACCAGCTGCGCGACGGGCTTGTGTCGCGCCTGGTGCTGGTCGGCATCGAGGGCGGCGACGCCGATGGCCGCGCCGCGATCTCGCGCGCGATGGCGGCCAAATTGCGCGGCGACCCGCGTTTCTCCTCGATCCAGAACGGCGAGCCGGTCAACCAGGCGGCTGACCGCCAGTACGTCTACGCAAACCGCTACCTGCTGAGCCCCGCGGTCACGCCGGAGCGATTCAGCGAGCGCGGCCTGACGGCGGCGCTGAACGAGTCGTTCGAGCTGCTGGCATCGTCAGCGGGCCTCTTTACCAAGTCGCTGCTGCCGCGCGATCCCACCGGCGAAGTCGCGGCGATGATGGCGCAGCTCGACGCCGGCCAGCGCGTGCCCATGCACGCCGGCGCGTGGGCCTCGCGCGACGGCGGGCGTGCCGTGCTGCTGGCGCAGACCGCTGCAACCGGCTCCGATACCGATGGCCAGGCGCAAGCCATCGGCGCCATTCGCCAGACCTTCGAGCAGACGGCGGCGCCCGGCGCCTACAAGCTGGTGATGACCGGTCCGGGCGTGTTCTCGGTGCAGGCGCGCGACACCATCCGCCATGATGTCGAGCGGCTGTCGACGATCGGGCTGGCCATCATCGTCACGCTGCTGCTGGTGGTGTACCGCTCGGTGCCGCTGCTGGTGCTGGGACTGGTGCCCGTGCTCAGCGGCGCGCTGGCGGGCATCGCCGCGGTCAGCCTGGGCTTTGGCGGCACCGTGCATGGCCTGACGCTCGGCTTCGGCACCACGCTGATCGGCGAGGCGGTGGACTATTCGATCTACCTGTTCGTGCAGTCGGCGCAGTATGTGCGCGGTGGCCAACGCGACGAACGCGCGTGGCTGGGCGGCTTCTGGCCCACGGTGCGCCTGGGCGTGCTGACCTCGATCTGCGGCTTCGCCTCGCTGCTGCTGTCGGGCTTTCCGGGGCTGGCGCAGCTGGGGCTGTATTCGATCGCCGGGCTGGCGACGGCGGCGCTGGTGACGCGCTTCGTGCTGCCGCAGCTGATGCCCGCCACGCTGCACCTGCGCGACGTGACGCCGCTGGGCCGCCGTCTGGCCTGGCTGGCAACGCGCGCGCACCGGCTGCGCTGGCTGGTCATCGTGCTGGTGCTGGCGGCATGCGCGGTACTGGTGGCGCATCGCGGCACGCTGTGGGGCCGCGAGCTGCAGGCACTGAGCCCGGTATCTGCGAGCGACCAGGCACTCGACGCCTCGCTGCGGGCCGACCTGGGCGCGCCCGACGTGCGCTACCTGGTGGTGCTGTCCGGCCCCGACCAGGAGTCCGTGCTGCAGGGCGCCGAGCGCGTGGCGCATGAGCTGGACCCGCTGGTGGCGCAGAACTTCATCGGCGGTTACGAGAACCCGGCACGCTACCTGCCCAGCGCAGCGACCCAGCGCGCCCGCCAGGCCAGCCTGCCGCAGCCGGAGGCGATGGCGCAGCGCCTGCAGGCGGCCATCGCCGCGCACCCGGTGCGCGCGTCGCTGTTCGCACCGTTCCTGGAAGACGTTGAAAAGACGCGCACCGCCCCGCTGCTGCGGCGCGAGGACCTGCGCGGCACGTCGATGGCGCTGGCGGTCGACGCACTGCTGTCGCAGCGCGACGGGCGCTGGAGCGCAACGCTGCCGTTGCGCGCGCCGACCCACGCGCAGGGCAGCGCCGGCGATGGCGTCGACAGCGCCGCGGTGCGCGCCGCGATCGCGCGGGCCGGCGCGCCCGACACACTGTTCGTCGACCTAAAGGGCGAATCCGACCGGCTCTACACCGGCTATATGCGCGAGGCGCTGCTGCTGTCGCTGGCCGGCCTGCTGGCGATCATCGCGCTGCTGGTCCTGGCGCTGCGCTCCGTGCGGCGTGTGGTGGCCACCGTGCTGCCGCTGGCGGCAGCGGCCCTGGTGGTGCTGGGCGGCCTGGCCGCGCTGGGCCAGCCACTGACGCTGCTGCACCTGGTGGGCTTGCTGCTGCTGGTCGCCGTGGGTTCCAATTACGCGCTATTCTTCAACGGCCCCACGGCGGGCAGCCAGGTGGCGGCGACCTCACCGCATACGCTGGTATCGCTGCTGCTGGCCAACCTGACCACGGTTGCCGCCTTCGGGCTGCTGGCGCTGTCCAGCCTGCCGCTGCTCAAGGCCTTCGGCCTAACGGTCGGGCCAGGTGCGGTGCTGGCGCTGTGGTTTGCGGCGATCCTGGCGCGCCCCGCGGCGCCGGATGCAGCCGGGAGTTCAAGCAAATGA
- a CDS encoding polysaccharide deacetylase (K01463: E3.5.1.- [EC:3.5.1.-]), with translation MKPLSAPGVDLRDAVHSRPWRPSPLLCGTAAVHAAAAGAMLAYPPGMGVALAGVAATHAAMCFAGLWPRSNWLGPNLLRLPASAQDCVGLTFDDGPNPELTPRVLDMLDQHGARATFFCIGERAAAHPALVREIIRRGHAVENHSMYHRLHFSVFGPGRMLRDIGAAQQVLSDITGQAPRFFRAPAGLRNPFLEPVLCRLGLQLAAWTRRGFDTRSDYDAASVAKRLTRNLAGRDILLLHDGDPGIDAAGNAHCITVLPGLLAAIDQAGLRCVTLRSVVPPA, from the coding sequence ATGAAGCCGTTATCCGCCCCCGGCGTCGACCTGCGCGACGCCGTCCACAGCCGCCCCTGGCGGCCCAGCCCGCTGCTGTGCGGCACCGCCGCCGTCCACGCCGCCGCGGCCGGCGCCATGCTGGCGTATCCGCCGGGCATGGGCGTGGCGCTGGCGGGCGTTGCCGCCACGCATGCGGCGATGTGCTTCGCCGGCCTGTGGCCGCGCAGCAACTGGCTGGGCCCCAACCTGCTGCGGCTGCCGGCGTCGGCGCAGGACTGCGTGGGGCTGACCTTCGACGACGGCCCCAATCCGGAACTGACGCCGCGCGTGCTCGACATGCTCGACCAGCACGGCGCGCGCGCGACTTTCTTCTGCATTGGCGAGCGCGCCGCGGCGCATCCGGCGCTGGTGCGCGAGATCATCCGGCGCGGCCATGCCGTGGAAAACCACAGCATGTACCACCGGCTGCACTTCTCCGTCTTCGGCCCGGGGCGCATGCTGCGCGATATCGGCGCCGCGCAGCAGGTGCTGTCCGATATCACGGGACAGGCGCCGCGCTTCTTCCGCGCACCTGCGGGGCTGCGCAACCCCTTCCTGGAGCCCGTGCTGTGCCGGCTTGGGCTTCAGCTTGCCGCCTGGACGCGGCGCGGCTTCGATACCCGCTCGGACTACGACGCGGCCAGCGTGGCAAAGCGCCTCACCCGCAACCTGGCCGGGCGCGACATCCTGCTGCTGCACGACGGCGATCCCGGCATCGATGCGGCCGGCAACGCGCATTGCATCACGGTGCTGCCGGGCCTGCTTGCCGCCATCGACCAGGCGGGCCTGCGCTGCGTCACGCTGCGCTCCGTGGTGCCGCCAGCCTGA